The DNA sequence CTGGTATGTATAAGGGTAGACAAGTTTTAGACCCAAAAGAATAGTAAATTTATCTTAATGTCCGAAAAAATTAAAATTGCAGTTGATGCAATGGGAGGTGACGGTTCACCAAAAAAAGTTATAGATGGTATTATTTACAACCATCAATCAAATAAAAAAATTTTTTACAAAATATTTGGAGATAAGAATAAAATTTCTCCATTAATTGAAAATAAAATTAATAAAGAGTTCTATGAAATTTTCCATACAGAGAATGCAATTAAAAGTACAGATAGTCCTTTAGAAGGCGCAAAAAGAGGAAAAGACACAAGCATGTGGCTTGCTATTCAAAGCGTTAAAGAAAAACAGGCTGATATAGTAATATCTGCTGGCAATACTGGCGCTCTATTAGTTGTATCAAAATTAAATCTTAAAATGATTGAAAATATAGATAAACCAGCTCTATCTGCGCTTTGGCCAAATAAAAAAGGCATGAGTGTTGTATTAGATCTCGGAGCTAATATTGAGTGTAGTTCAAAAAATTTAAGTGATTTTTCTTCTATGGGAGCTGCTCTTTATAATTCATTATACCCAGATGAAATAGCCAATGTTGCTTTATTGAATATTGGTTCAGAAGAATTAAAAGGTAATGAAGTAATAAAAGAAACATATCAAATTCTTAATGACAAAAAATCTGAAAATTTTAATTTCTCAGGCTACATCGAAGGTAACCACATTATGGATGGTGAAGTTGATGTAATTGTATCAGATGGATTTACAGGAAATGTAGCATTAAAAACAGCTGAAGGGACGGCAAATTTTATTACAAGTGAATTAAAAAAAGCGATGACTGGTAATTGGATAGGAAAACTATCTTCTCTTTTAAACATTTCAAATTTAAAAAAATTTAAAAAAAGATTAGATCCAAGACTGTACAATGGTGCAATTTTTATAGGTTTAGATTCTCCAGTAGTAAAAAGTCATGGTGGTACTGATTACGTTGGCTTTGCTAACTCATTAGATGTTTGCCATAGAATTGTTAAAGGTAATTTGATAGAAAAGATTAAAAAGAATCTTTAAATGAGAATAAATTTAACTAAAAAAGATTTAGTTAATTTAGTTTATATGCAACTAGGTTTTTCTAAACAGATTTCAGAAAATTTAATTGATGATTTTTTATCAACAATTGTTTCCAACATTAAATCTGAGAAAAAGCTAAAATTATCTAAATTTGGAACTTTTTCCATAAGACAAAAAAAAAGTAGAATTGGTAGAAACCCAAAAACTAAGGAAACTAAAGTAATAACTAGTAGGGATGTTGTTTTATTTAAACCTTCAAAAGAATTTAAAGAGTTTATAAATCTTAAAGATTATGGATAAAGCTGATCAAGCTTATAAAACTATTGGTGAAGTTGCTAAAATTTTAGACTTAAAAGTCAATAAGAAAGGTTCTTTGCCTACTCACATAATAAGATTTTGGGAAACACAGTTTAAACAAATCAAGCCAAAAATTCTTAATTCAAATAGAAGATATTACGATGAAAAAAATATTGATCTTCTTAAGAAGATTAAATATTTGCTTAAAGACCGAGGAATGACAATTAATGGAGTTAAAAAGATCCTTGATAATGAAGATACTTTAAAGCTTGACGAAATGGCAGATAAATCTATAAAAGCTGAAAAATTAAAAAATAAGTTAACTAAAATATCAAATATTTTAAAAACACTAAAATAAATGGCAAAAAAAACACACGTAAAAGTTAGAATGGTACCTGAAGCTAAACCAGATAGTCCTTACTTTTATTATTTAAAAAAACCAGCAGGTGGTGAGAAAGCAAAAGTGAAATTATCTGCAAAAAAATATAATCCTGATACTAGAAAACACGAAATGTTTGTGGAGAAAAAGCTTCCACCACATAGTAAATAAACTATTTTTTTTTAAAATTTCTTCTTTCGTAATCAATATAAGACCAAATCATATTTTTCCAAATACGATTAGTTATCTTTGGATCTATGCCTTGTTTTAAGGATTTTGCTTTAATTTTTTTTAAAATAAAATTAATTCTTTTCTTATCTACGATTTCTTTTTTAAATTCTTTAAGCTTTAAAACTTCCTCGACTAGTTTTGTTCTATATTTTATAAGTGATAACAGTTTATTATCTAATTTATCTAGCTTAACTCTTATTAAATCTAGTTTTTTTTTATTATTTGGCGACATTTAATTTATTGGAATACTTAATAATTATTATATTTATCTGAGCATGTACAGTGAGAATAATCATTTAAATAATCAACTTAAATTGTGGATGCTGTCATTATTAGTTTTAGTTTCTTTAATAATATTAGTTGGAGGCTTGACTAGATTAACTGACTCTGGTCTATCAATTACTACTTGGGAATTATTTGTTGGTTTTTATCCTCCTTTTACAAATGATAAATGGTTGGAATACTTTAGTTTATATAAAACAATTCCTGAATACAGCCAACAAAACTTCAATATGACACTTGATGAATTTAAAGTTATATTCTGGTGGGAGTGGGGACACAGGCAGTTAGGGAGAATAATTGGTTTAACTGTATTGCTCCCAATGGTTTATTTTTCAGTAAAACATGGAGTTTGGATTATAAAGAAATATGGACTTATTTTTTTACTGGTTTGTTTTCAAGGATTTTTAGGTTGGTACATGGTATCAAGTGGATTAGTTGAAAGAATTGATGTCAGCCATTATAGACTAGCAATACATTTAGTTACAGCATTTATCATTTTATCAATTGTATATTGGCAATTTTTAAAGTTATCATCCTCTTCAAATCAAACAATTTCAATTAATCTTTTTATAGTAAAAATTTTTTTAGTTTTATTATTTTTGCAACTAATTATAGGTGCTTTTGTATCTGGTATGGATGCTGGTAAAATCTATAACACTTGGCCATTGATGGGAGTTAATTATTTTCCTGATGATAGTAGTTTTAAAGAGTTTTTGAATTTAAAAGTTTTTGATAATCCCTCTATTGTTCAATTTATACATAGAAATTTAGCATACTTAATTATTGTCTCTTATGCCTTAATCCTCTTTAAGGTAATTAAT is a window from the Candidatus Pelagibacter ubique HIMB140 genome containing:
- a CDS encoding MerR family transcriptional regulator — protein: MDKADQAYKTIGEVAKILDLKVNKKGSLPTHIIRFWETQFKQIKPKILNSNRRYYDEKNIDLLKKIKYLLKDRGMTINGVKKILDNEDTLKLDEMADKSIKAEKLKNKLTKISNILKTLK
- a CDS encoding HU family DNA-binding protein; translation: MRINLTKKDLVNLVYMQLGFSKQISENLIDDFLSTIVSNIKSEKKLKLSKFGTFSIRQKKSRIGRNPKTKETKVITSRDVVLFKPSKEFKEFINLKDYG
- the plsX gene encoding phosphate acyltransferase PlsX, whose product is MSEKIKIAVDAMGGDGSPKKVIDGIIYNHQSNKKIFYKIFGDKNKISPLIENKINKEFYEIFHTENAIKSTDSPLEGAKRGKDTSMWLAIQSVKEKQADIVISAGNTGALLVVSKLNLKMIENIDKPALSALWPNKKGMSVVLDLGANIECSSKNLSDFSSMGAALYNSLYPDEIANVALLNIGSEELKGNEVIKETYQILNDKKSENFNFSGYIEGNHIMDGEVDVIVSDGFTGNVALKTAEGTANFITSELKKAMTGNWIGKLSSLLNISNLKKFKKRLDPRLYNGAIFIGLDSPVVKSHGGTDYVGFANSLDVCHRIVKGNLIEKIKKNL
- a CDS encoding COX15/CtaA family protein, which codes for MYSENNHLNNQLKLWMLSLLVLVSLIILVGGLTRLTDSGLSITTWELFVGFYPPFTNDKWLEYFSLYKTIPEYSQQNFNMTLDEFKVIFWWEWGHRQLGRIIGLTVLLPMVYFSVKHGVWIIKKYGLIFLLVCFQGFLGWYMVSSGLVERIDVSHYRLAIHLVTAFIILSIVYWQFLKLSSSSNQTISINLFIVKIFLVLLFLQLIIGAFVSGMDAGKIYNTWPLMGVNYFPDDSSFKEFLNLKVFDNPSIVQFIHRNLAYLIIVSYALILFKVINTGNKKLYKPITVIGLALAFQIFLGVITILSGVKMLFASLHQINSILIILSTLYFIFILKYKIQNN
- a CDS encoding 50S ribosomal protein L33 codes for the protein MAKKTHVKVRMVPEAKPDSPYFYYLKKPAGGEKAKVKLSAKKYNPDTRKHEMFVEKKLPPHSK
- a CDS encoding chorismate mutase, which produces MSPNNKKKLDLIRVKLDKLDNKLLSLIKYRTKLVEEVLKLKEFKKEIVDKKRINFILKKIKAKSLKQGIDPKITNRIWKNMIWSYIDYERRNFKKK